A segment of the Trifolium pratense cultivar HEN17-A07 linkage group LG7, ARS_RC_1.1, whole genome shotgun sequence genome:
AGATTTGTGTAGTATGCTataggttctgggttcgatatctagctcattgtaaacaaaaaaaagaataatagaCAAGTAGTTAGTGTAAATTATTCAACTTAAAatttcttcttttccttttcctcTTTTAAACTAagcatatatttaattaaaatttctcCCCTCTTATTCCCTCCCCTCCCTTATATGTAGTAAAATCTCTCCCATCACTTTTCCTTAGTTGAACCAAAGACACATGTACATGTCACATATGGAGTAGCTTACCAATATAGTATTCTAACATTCACTACTACAACTCCTAGTAGCAGTATTAGTCAACATTTTTCAACTTTTATTCCTATAATTGAAATCATTATTTCTAGGAAAATTAATCAAGAGGAAAGACTTATAAGTGGACGATCATAGGCTTAGCACAAggaagaaaaaataacattacgGTGATTGCATTGCATTGGTGGATACAAAGTGCTCTCTTTTTCAttgtaaattgtaaataaatgtAACTACAATGAGTAAGTGCAGCATTAACATTATTGAAAATTTGCTGAAATCTAACAGGCCATGAGTAGAGCTATCAATTTCATAGGACTTGTATAAATTTAAGAGATTTACTTTCCGCGCCTCCAGAAATCTTCAAAGCTCCCTGAAATTACCAAAATAACCTCATTGTATTCTAGAATGCACTATTCCCATCCTATTTTGTAAGTGGTAATTTTATTTGACTCAAATTCAATATTTACGCCCCATAAATGATAATATTATGAAATAAAGAGTTCGCTAGAATTGCGCCCCCAACTCTCTAACACATTTCATATATGTTCATACAAAGTAACATTCTCGCTTTAAATGAGCCCCTGTTAGTGGACTGTGAAAAAATTGTGtaacatttttggtttcagattggttccttaaagaaaaaaaggtcttaataggtcccttaaagaaaaaaagttctgaataggttccttaaagacatctttgttaatcagtttggtccctaaaaaaaggttcgaatatgaccaaactgattaacggatgtgtttttaagggacctattcgaacctttttttcttctttaagggacctattcagactttgttttttctttcagggatcaatgtgaaaccaaaaatatctttaagagaccattttactaattaaatagttaagtaattaaatatattatggTAACTACTAACATGTATAAAAAAAGAAGGAGGtgtgttattcaaacacaaattttgaaacacaaaattaaCACAACTTTCTTTCCACTCGCAAGCACGCAAAACGAgatatgcaaaaaatatttaaaaaaatcaaaaaagtatatttgttatatttttgtcaaataaatgtgTTTACATAACATTTTCCAAAAAGAAGGTACCAAATAAATTATGGTAACtaacatgtaccaaaaaaaaaaattatggcaaCTAACTACCAAAAACCATATATAGCGACCCGTGAGCAAATGTGGCAGCATGGTAGCAACAAATAAAAGTCCAACAATGGATTAGATTATGTAAAAATGAATTAGTTATAAAAAAGGAACAAGGTTGGTCTTGTAGCAGTTCAACAAGATTCTTCCAAGCATTATTTCACATGTCTGTCTATCGTTTCCTTCCTTTGTCCATGTTACCTAAATGGTTAACTTTACTCAACTTTTAAACCATTCCTTCTTCTATTACGGAACCGGATTTGGTGCAGTAAATATTTCACGCAGTTTCGATCTCAGCCATCCGATCATAAATGAATGGTTCAGATTATAAACAGctgattttattaatatataacttGAGCCGTTTGATTTTAATCTAACGATTGAAATCCAAAACAACGTGAAACTGCGTGCAAATTGCACTGTAGGAAATCCAGATCCTTCTATTACCAAGTCAAGTTCCTAGCTAATTTAATTTCTGCTTCTTCCTAACATAACAGCTACTTACATTACATGCTTCTCTTCTCAAACTACCTAACCTAATACCTTCATCTCTAAGTCAAgctaatataaatattatttttcttaaaccGACGATGTTAATTTCTTAGCGTTTGTTGAAGAATCGGAGctattaagtcaaaaaaaattattgtctaATTATTCAtagtcaaaaatatatttttaattaacacATTCTTAAAAGTGTATCAGATCAAAAATGTGACCGAGTGCATTCATCTTTGGGAAAGAATCATAAAGATTTtccattaaaataaataaaaatcattaaggTTCGCTAAAAAATAAGCGATTAGACATGACAACTTCAGTTGTACTATGTTTGAtaataaaactgttcttgggaCAGAACAGACCACCGGGGGCCAAGGACTAGACAAAAACTTAAATTCTTGTCCTCGCTGAATCACGAGACAATTTTTTGTCCTCTGTGTAAATTGTctaaataccaaaataacattttgtccaccaaacatcgtacaaagacaaaatttgttcaacacCTTAAACTTTATCTTGTAATGTTCTATCTTATATTGTCATGTATTGTTCTGTTCAGTACTTATatttttgcagatcaaacggaccgAGATTcatttcaattaaaattattagtatcaaatttcatttcacatctactaaaaaaaaattcctttcaCATCAagttaataaaattgaaattaatcttaatgatttttatttattttaaccgAAAATCTTTATGATTCTTAGTATTATTAGTATAAATGTGCAATAATTTggtgaaattaataaaattgtggTATAATGAATATCTTCTTCTATAAAGTCAGCTGAAATCAAATTTCATTGTCCTAAAGCAACAGAATTTGGTTTGACAATAAAACGTTTTGATCAAGTTTGGTTATTATGGAGATATAAAGAAGTTGTGCAGATAAATCAACAAATCAAGTCAAGGAATCTCCCAAAGTAATTTTTGTCGCCAAGCAAAGAAAGTTTCCACAATCACATAAAGCAAGAGAAGaagagtttgagtttgagtttgaacACAACAATGAACTTGGTTAATCTTTTCATGTTTTTTATGTTGCAATTCATCTTGTTTCTAGGTTGTAGTAGCATTGATTCAGGTTTGTTTCTCTTTCATacaatgttttctttttatttgaatatagtttttatattatttaacaTTAAAATAATAGGTTCACTAggatatttaatttaatctatatattatgaaaattaatattagcTTAATGAAATATTTCAAGTGACTAATTTATAGCATGTAATCCTCAGGGGTGCGATTGGATATTCAAGAAAAACATGTAATCCACTTCTGCATTGGCTTCTTTCttaaactattatttttattattattattatttaaatgttattttttaggATAACATTTCTGAGGCAAATTAACATTTCATTGCTTAGGTGATAATGGATAATGGCATAGTACAAGTGAATTTATCAAACCCAGAAGGATTTGTCATTGGAATTCAATATAATGGACTTGATAATTTGCTTGAAGTTCTTAATCCCGAATTTGACAGAGGGTACaacaattcaattttaaatgtcactacttttttttttctttttttttttttaataattatttttcttgtagGTATTGGGATATTGTATGGGACCAAGgtggaaaaaatagaacaaaaaaaGGTGCAAAGGGAAAGGGTAGACTCGACAGGTATGTATGTATATACTTATGATTCACGGATCTTGTCTTATATATCATCATAttcttatattaattaattaatattatatttaagaaatttgaatttaattaattgtaacaaaattaataatgtttGAAAGGATGGACACCACAAATTTGACGGTGATAGTGAAAAATGAAGAACAAGTAGAATTATCTTTCACTAGAACATGGAATTTCTCTCTTGAAGGAAAGCTAGCACCACTCAATATTGATAAAAGGTTCTTGTTTACCAACTTTGTTTTTTGGAGGAAGATTAAATTTAAGTAAATAGTGATTATGATGAATGATGAAGAAAAATGTGTATAATTTTTGTGTAGGTTTATAATGCTTCGTGGTTCCTCTGGATTTTATACATATGCAATTTATGACCATTTGAAGGAATGGCCTGCATTTGATCTTGACAATACTAGAGTTGCATTCAAACCTAGGAAAGACaagtaagtaaaaaaaaattacctcatactttgaaaaataaaaacagaactATGCACTAATTAGTGTAATATTtgtgacacaaaaaaaaaatgtcgtAATATTTGTTTGTGGTATTTATTTAAATTGGAAAAGGTTCAATTACATGGTTATAGCGGACGACAGACAAAGATTTATGCCGCTGCCTGATGATCGATTACCGGGAAGAGGCCAAGTTTTGGCATATCCGGAGGCTGTCCGCCTTGTCGATCCAGTTGAGCCGGAGTTTAAAGGAGAGGTATGCCATGGTATTATATTTTATTGGTCTATCTATGAAATGGATTAATGATATTGTTGTTAATAATGCAAAGTTCTTTATTTCAAATCAGGTGGATGATAAATATGAGTACTCAATTGAGAGTCGAAGCAACTATGTTCATGGTTGGATTTTCATTAATTCATCGGAATCTAATGGAATATGGTTAATTACGCCAAGTTATGAGTTTAGATCTGCTGGACCCTTAAAACAATATCTTGCTTCCCATGCGGGGCCAACCATGCTCTCCGTAAGTTTcttaatttactttttattttttttcagatGTCTACTAATCACTTTAATGTCTTAGTTACTTTGAATgtttttcttgttcaaaaaaatttacattgaaAAAAAGTTGGtgctttttattttctataatttttagtattttttgtcttgtaaaaaaatcttatatatttGTGAAACCATATGAATCAGGTATTTCATAGCACACATTATTCAGGAGAAGATCTGATAATGAAATTTGGACCCAATGAATCGTGGAAGAAAGTTTTTGGGCCTATATTCATATACCTTAATTCCATGTCTGATGGGCTTAGCCCAATCAGGCTTTGGGAGGACGCCAAACATCAGGTTAATCTCCTATAAACTTAACTCAAACCTTTTTTTTGTCTGTAAATAAAATGATAATCACCGTctaaaactcacacacatacaTACAAATGCATTTTACCAgacataaacatatatatatatatatatatatatatatatatatatatatatatatatatatcatgacTTTGATgtattaattaaaattcaaaagaaaGTTAATTTATATGTTAAAGCCAACAAACtaagaatttattattattgttgctgTTGTATGCAAATCACGTTCCACCTAACGATGCTGACAAATATTAAGAGTACCCActtttagttttatttaaataaattattaaaataaacattgCAGATGGTGAATGAAATTGAAAGCTGGCCATATACATTTCCTGCTTCAAAGGACTTTCTCTCATCTGCCCAACGAGGTAAAGTTGAAGGTAGATTGCTTGTCCGTGATAGGTAGGTATATCATACAATTTCTCCAATCTCTCAAAATTTCATTTACTTAGGGATCACTAAAATATGAAGTGGAAGTTTTATATAAATGCATTACTTTTTTATATGAGTAGTAACCGAACTCGGTACGCTGAGATTTATAACAACACTTCTACACATTGTGCTCGTTTGACCTTGACGATTAAAGACGTTACTATTAGAAAAATAGTTTCTTTTATGTGCAtagtatataattatataaaatttaaactcaagatatattaaaaaaataataaatggatattaaaatttgtgttgATACTTTAATTAATATACATTTAAGTTTTTGAGTAATTGTCTGTATAGACACCAAGATTGACCACTAAACCTGTATAGGTACATCAGTGATGCATTCGTCCCAGTGAGTGGTGCTTATGTTGGATTAGCACCCCTAGGAGATGTTGGATCTTGGCAAAGAGAATACAAGGTAACCTttcacatattttttatgtccgaaaatataagaaaaaatgagtcaaataaatttgatgtatttaattcaaaatttgaaccaaatacattttTGTCGATCAATTTTTGGACAGAACaaatatttaattgatattgaGTCACTGTTACTAGggacaaaaataacatttggtacattttattgtttactaaTAGGGTTATCAATTTTGGACCATTACTGATGATGAAGGCTATTTCTCAATAATTAACATACGTCCTGGTGACTATAATCTTTATTCATGGGTCACTGGATTCATTGGTGATTATCAATATAACAATGCCATTAACATAACCTCaggtaataattattttatcaagTTTTTTCCTAAGTtctaaatgatataatattACTAAGTTCTAATGATGCAAATGTGTAACATAGGTTGTAATATTAATGTGGGTGAGCTTGTTTATGAGCCACCAAGAGATGGTCCAACATTGTGGGAAATCGGCATTCCTGATCGCACAGCTGCCGAGTTCTATGTTCCTGATCCAAATCCCTTGTACGTTAACAAACTTTATGTCAACCATACAGACAGGTATATATAAGAGCTCAAAAAAAGAGCTGATCAAGATATGCtcaatgtatttttttcttccttgtCTTATAAATCGGACCGAACTGGCTGGTTCAATCGATTGAACTGAGAACTATCAACTCACTTATATAACTTGCAGATATAGGCAATATGGCTTGTGGGAGAGATATGCTGATTTGTATCCAAATGAAGACTTAGTTTACACTGTTGGCATTAGTGATTACAAAAAAGACTGGTTTTTTGCTCAAGTTACTAGGTTTGTTTTTTGCCTTCATCCTAATTCTGCCTCATGAAAACACAAGTGTTATGTCCTACCCAGCTCGAAAGATTAGTTAGCTACGAATACTGATATTAAACCAACAAAATGAAAAGAGTCTCAGTTAGCTCCATTTATTGATTTCCAGGAAAAAGGACAACAATACTTACCAAGGAACTACATGGCAAATTAATTTCAATCTTAATCATGTGAATACCAATGGAACCTACAAATTGCGACTAGCTCTAGCATCTGTACATTCTGCTGATTTACAGGTATATGATATTTCATATTCTTTTGAGGGTCAGGATCAAACTTTTTATGTGAAACCTCCGATAATTCTTTACTGGATAATCGTACTACAAAATATtattcttcttttaattttttttcattaattttggAATGCTAGATTCGGATAAACAATTCAAATGCAACAAGTCCACCTTTATTTTCAAGTGGAATTATTGGAAAGGAGAATACTATAGCTAGACATGGAATTCATGGATTCTACTGGTTATTCAACATTGATGTAGAAGGCACTATTCTTGTGAAAGGAAACAATACAATCTTTCTAACACAAGCTAACAACAATGGTCCTTTTGTAGGAATTTTGTATGATTATATTCGTTTAGAAGGACCCCctgatattaattttattaaagatcGAAACTAGAGATTCTTCTCAAGAATATTCATTtgaaaaatttcataatttcattCAACACCAATATatgaaaaatagattattgTTTAGCATATTTCTTCAGATtctaatataacataatttgaTGTATATACACCTTTTTATTTAGTCAAATAAGTTAAGGATTTACTATTAAAGTTATGAACAAATATGATCTCACAGATCATATATACGATTTTTTGTGTGAACACAtgcaaatatcttttttttttttttttggaaatgaaTGCCATAAAAAATTGTGgatcttaaattattattaacctTTGGTTATGTGTGGAAGAATTTAGTCTGGTTGAGTGAGAGTCGAGGCGGAGAAGATCGGTTATTCCTTCATCCCATAGTGCATTAAGATTACATCTACGGTTAGTTGAGTTTCTATGCCTGGATGATCAGTGATATTTCGTCTGTATCTTTAGTGACTATTTAGCTATCTTCATATCTTATATTGTTGCTATTTTAATGTATGAATGAATGAgttttattgttaaaataaaatatgagttCAAAAATATATAGTGGATATAAATAGATAAACCAAATTTTGTCATTGCTTGAGTTTAGTTTAAAATTGtctaatatgaaattaatttaaataataattccaaaatatatcattatattaatattgatcgattaaacaaattaaagtGGACTCAATTAAAGTGTTAAAgaacttaaataatatttttgagttaaaaaaaaaacgtaaataatatttttctgtaaaattcatacatttttctttctttttcaaaatgatatatttcacatatattaataaattttggtttccccctttttttttgttttgttttgtgtttagTCCCTAATCATCAATTTATGTTTACTTTAATGTCAATGTTTTTTTTGACGCATGTTAATGTCAACGTTATAACTGTGTctctatatatattatgttaacaaaacaaaaaaaattaaggatgaaaatatgtaattttattttatatggataaaaattaaaattcgtTAATTTTACAAGTacgaaaaacatatttaacacttattttattttataaaaattccaTGATCTatattgtatttcttttttctttctattggGCCATGAAACAAAAAAGTCCATAATAAATCGGAAGTCCAATCCAGCAATACCCATTGActgaaaaagaaaggaaaaaaaaacaaatactgTAATACATAAACCTCTGTTCCTCCTTTGAAACAGAGAATGAATCCACCGTAGGCAGTTACAATCGGATAACATCGTCGTCTACACCGTCTTCAAGTCGGAGGAATCTTCCAATTGCAAGTAAGTAATAATCGCTTCTCAATTTCCATTATCATCCTATCTACATACTCAGTAGTAAAACTATGGATTCAGTTATACACACCCAACATTTTTACTCATTTCACTACCACTCTCACAAACAAGCTTCTACAACAACTCGTTGCTTCAGAACTAAAAAacctttcattttttcttctcatAATTTTGCAAAACTCAAATGCAATAGTTATAGTAAAAATTATGTCCCCAACGGTAAATCACAACAAAACCATAAAGGGAATTCCAATAGTATACAATCATCCCCAAACGGTGCAACAAATTTAGAGGAGATAGAGAACAATAATCAACTCCGTAAATTCGTTAAAATTGGTGAATTAGATGAGGGGTTTAAGTTTCTTGAGCGAATGAGTTTCAAAGGAGGCATTCCCGATGTATTTGTTTGCACAAATCTCATTCGTCAGTTTTGTAAAACCGGCAAAACTAAGAAAGCTACACGAGTCATGGAAATTCTAGAAACTTCCAATGTGGTTCCTGATGTTATAGCGTACAATGTTTTGATCGATGGTTATTGCAAATCGGGGGAGATAGAGAAAGCTTTGCAGCTTCTAGAACGGATGAGTGTTTCGCCTGATGTGGTCACTTATAATACGATTTTGCGTAGTTTGTGTCATAGGGGTAAATTAAAGCAAGCTATGGAAGTTCTTGACAGGCAGCTACAAAGGGGGATTTATCCCAATTTGATTACGTACAATATATTGATAGAGGCGACTTGTAAAGAGAGTGGAGTTGGTGAGTCGATGAAGTTATTGGATGTGATGAAGATTAAAGGATGTAAACCCAACGTGATTACTTTCGGTATTCTTATCAATGGGATTTGCAAGGAAGGTAGGTTGGATGAAGCGATTAAGGTTTTGAGTGACATGACATCTTATGGTTGTGAACCGGATGTGATCGTCCATAATACCATTTTGCGTAGCTTGTGTGATACTGGACGATGGAGGGATGCCGAGAGCTTACTGGCTAACATGCTTCGTAAGGGTTGTTCTCCTAGTATTGTTACTTTCAATATCTTGATTACTTTCTTGTGTCGAAAAGGTTTGCTCGGTAGGGCCATTGATATCTTGGAGAAGATGCCGAAGCACGGCTGTACTCCAAATTCATTGAGttacaatccattgcttcatgCATTTTGTCAAGAAAAAAAGATGGATAGAGCAATTGAGTATTTGGAAGTAATGGTGTCTAGGGGTTGTTACCCGGATATTGTGACCTACAATACTTTGGTTACTGCTTTATGCAAAGACGGGAAGGTGGACATTGCTGTTGAGTTGCTGAATCAGTTGAGTAGTAAAGGGTGCTCTCCTAATGCAATTACTTATAATACCGTTATTGATGGACTTTCAAAGGTAGGGGCAACTGAGCATGCTGCAGAACTTTTGGATGAGATGTGTAGGAAAGGTCCTGAACCTGATGTAATTACATATTCTTCA
Coding sequences within it:
- the LOC123893616 gene encoding probable rhamnogalacturonate lyase B; protein product: MNLVNLFMFFMLQFILFLGCSSIDSGVRLDIQEKHVIMDNGIVQVNLSNPEGFVIGIQYNGLDNLLEVLNPEFDRGYWDIVWDQGGKNRTKKGAKGKGRLDRMDTTNLTVIVKNEEQVELSFTRTWNFSLEGKLAPLNIDKRFIMLRGSSGFYTYAIYDHLKEWPAFDLDNTRVAFKPRKDKFNYMVIADDRQRFMPLPDDRLPGRGQVLAYPEAVRLVDPVEPEFKGEVDDKYEYSIESRSNYVHGWIFINSSESNGIWLITPSYEFRSAGPLKQYLASHAGPTMLSVFHSTHYSGEDLIMKFGPNESWKKVFGPIFIYLNSMSDGLSPIRLWEDAKHQMVNEIESWPYTFPASKDFLSSAQRGKVEGRLLVRDRYISDAFVPVSGAYVGLAPLGDVGSWQREYKGYQFWTITDDEGYFSIINIRPGDYNLYSWVTGFIGDYQYNNAINITSGCNINVGELVYEPPRDGPTLWEIGIPDRTAAEFYVPDPNPLYVNKLYVNHTDRYRQYGLWERYADLYPNEDLVYTVGISDYKKDWFFAQVTRKKDNNTYQGTTWQINFNLNHVNTNGTYKLRLALASVHSADLQIRINNSNATSPPLFSSGIIGKENTIARHGIHGFYWLFNIDVEGTILVKGNNTIFLTQANNNGPFVGILYDYIRLEGPPDINFIKDRN
- the LOC123893617 gene encoding pentatricopeptide repeat-containing protein At1g09900-like; amino-acid sequence: MDSVIHTQHFYSFHYHSHKQASTTTRCFRTKKPFIFSSHNFAKLKCNSYSKNYVPNGKSQQNHKGNSNSIQSSPNGATNLEEIENNNQLRKFVKIGELDEGFKFLERMSFKGGIPDVFVCTNLIRQFCKTGKTKKATRVMEILETSNVVPDVIAYNVLIDGYCKSGEIEKALQLLERMSVSPDVVTYNTILRSLCHRGKLKQAMEVLDRQLQRGIYPNLITYNILIEATCKESGVGESMKLLDVMKIKGCKPNVITFGILINGICKEGRLDEAIKVLSDMTSYGCEPDVIVHNTILRSLCDTGRWRDAESLLANMLRKGCSPSIVTFNILITFLCRKGLLGRAIDILEKMPKHGCTPNSLSYNPLLHAFCQEKKMDRAIEYLEVMVSRGCYPDIVTYNTLVTALCKDGKVDIAVELLNQLSSKGCSPNAITYNTVIDGLSKVGATEHAAELLDEMCRKGPEPDVITYSSVIGGFIRERKVDGAIKIFRDLERSGIRINAFPYNSIMLGLCMARQTSSAIDLLTHMIDKGCKPTEATYTILIRGIVYEGLDEEALELFNELCSRGFVKKSSVEKLLVNI